The region aatatgacactgaaatagCCCAGCACTTCACCTAAATCAGCATTACAGTTTGAGGGATCCTacacttcccttgtagctcagtcagtaaagagtctgcctgcaaggcaggagacccaggttcagttcctggctcaggaagattcccctggagaaggaaatggcaacccactccagtattccttcctggagaatcccaaggacagaggagcctgacaggctatagtctatagggttgcaagagtcagacaggacagagcaactaagctacACACACAGAGGGAGGACAAAACTGCCCTTTTCTCTTTGAGTTTGTGGTTGATCCTCAAAACAGGAGCATCCCTGCCATCGCTTCATGTCTCCCTCCCTTTGCAATAGCATCACAGACAGTGACTGACAAATTAACTTTGGGGATATAGTGATGTAGTTGAAGAGTCCCATTCCCTGTAGAGCAGCTGTGAGCCCTGAACTTAATTTACACTTCATCTTCTGCTCCTTTCCCTAGAAGGCATCAGTGAAGACTTCCCTACCCCATATATGGCAAGACTTAATTAATTCTCATTCAACTGTTTTTTTCCATTAgccacttttcatttttcattttgctatCATCTTTGTCTTGTCAAGAACTGATTAATACTAGAAacacttcccaggaggctcagaggCCAAGAAGCTAGCTGCAacacaggagacgagggtttaatcccttggttaggaagattccttggagaaagaactggtaacccactccattgttcttgcctaggaaatcccatggacagaggaacctagcagcctacagtccatggggatgcaaaagagtcagatacaattaaacaacaacagcaattagCTTGGATGACACAGGAGAATTCTTCCTATATACCTTCAGACCAGAAATGACTGTTGAGAACCAACCATTCAACTTGTTCCTTCTTCCCTAATATTCCTCTCTCTAAATATATGGTTTaagaagaaatgtaaagaaatgaaGTCTGGGTCCCCTTGTCCCTGTAATTAATTTTGCTCAGTGTTATTTAGTCACTCTTAGGCAAACCattatttgtgtttctctctATCTCTATTATTGCTTGTCAGGTCTTAGGTGAATTCCACATATGCATTCAACTGGCCAGACTTGAAGTCACAGATGTTGGGTTACATCACTGACCCCAAATATAACTGACACCATAACTGACATTGATAAtccatttgctttcttttatctttataagCATCCTCTGAGAATTCTAAGATATTCAATAACTTCATTTTTGCCAATTGAGGACACCTGTTTGTCTCAAGAACACAGAATTACTATTCAATATCACTAGTATGTGGATGAATAGGAACCCTGCAAAATGAAGCTGAGGGTAAGAGGAAAGTTGGTAGTTGACAAGCAGGTCCTAGGAGAAAGAGACTGTCTGATAAGGTGACCAGAGATCAAAATAAGAGGGGTGCCTTCCATCACCAATTCTTCTATTCCTGTGCTGTATCCTACAGATGCAGAGAACCCAGACCAGGGCTCCCCTGAGCACTTTCAGAGACCTCCTGAAGGACCTGAAACGCCACCACCTGGAGCCCCTCCTAATGGTGAAAACCTAGAAGGTGAATCTCAGCTAGATCCACCCCCACAGGATGGTGAACCTCAGCAGGGAACACATCCACAAGGTGAAGGACCTCAGCAGAGACCACCTCCACAAGGTTATGGATCTCAGAAGAGACCACCTCCACAAGGTGATGGACCTCAGCAAAGACCACCTCCAAAAGGTGATGGACCTCAGCAAAGACCACCTCCAAAAGGTGATGGACCTCAGCAAAGACCACCTCCAAAAGGTGATGGACCTCAGCAGAGACCACCTCCACAAGGTGATGGACCTCAGCAGAGACCACCTCCACAAGGTTATGGATCTCAGAAGAGACCACCTCCACAAGGTGATGGGCCTCAGCAGAGACCACGTCCACAAGGTGAAGGATCTCAGAAGAGACCACCTCCACAAGGTGATGGACCTCAGCAGAGACCACCTCCACGAAATGGTGAATCTCTGCAGCGACTACTCCCACCAAAGCAACATTGTCATCACTATCCTCCTCCACCTTTTCCTGAGAGATATCACAGACCACCACCCCCAAGACACGGCCCACAAAGACCTCCCCAAGGCCCACCAACCCAGTAATCTGGAATTCAATGACAGGTATGACTCAAGCTCACT is a window of Odocoileus virginianus isolate 20LAN1187 ecotype Illinois chromosome 23, Ovbor_1.2, whole genome shotgun sequence DNA encoding:
- the LOC139030531 gene encoding basic salivary proline-rich protein 2-like, yielding MLLILLSVTLLALSSAQSLLDDAENPDQGSPEHFQRPPEGPETPPPGAPPNGENLEGESQLDPPPQDGEPQQGTHPQGEGPQQRPPPQGYGSQKRPPPQGDGPQQRPPPKGDGPQQRPPPKGDGPQQRPPPKGDGPQQRPPPQEETTSTR